One window from the genome of Pedococcus badiiscoriae encodes:
- a CDS encoding VOC family protein: protein MTVNAVRLNHAVLFVSDVDRSLDFYQQAFAMEVVAREPRAHAAFLRLPRSGNHHDLGLFGVGAQPPRPRGALGLYHLAWQVDTIDELVEARSTLVRLGALTGESSHGATKSLYGQDPDGNEFEVMWMLPRAAWGEFEHSAPVERLDLAAEAERWTGVRTAAELVPKDAS, encoded by the coding sequence ATGACCGTCAACGCCGTACGTCTCAATCACGCCGTGCTGTTCGTCAGCGACGTCGACCGCAGCCTCGACTTCTACCAGCAGGCTTTCGCGATGGAAGTCGTGGCGCGAGAACCGCGCGCTCACGCCGCCTTCCTGCGCCTCCCCCGTTCCGGCAACCACCACGACCTGGGCCTGTTCGGCGTCGGTGCGCAGCCGCCGCGCCCCCGCGGCGCCCTCGGCCTCTACCACCTCGCGTGGCAGGTCGACACGATCGACGAGCTCGTCGAGGCCCGCAGCACCCTGGTGCGCCTCGGCGCCCTGACCGGCGAGTCCAGCCACGGCGCCACCAAGAGCCTCTACGGCCAGGACCCCGACGGCAACGAGTTCGAAGTGATGTGGATGCTGCCCCGCGCGGCATGGGGTGAGTTCGAGCACTCCGCACCGGTCGAGCGCCTCGACCTCGCCGCTGAGGCCGAGCGCTGGACCGGCGTCCGCACCGCAGCCGAGCTCGTGCCGAAGGACGCGTCGTGA
- a CDS encoding NADPH-dependent F420 reductase, with translation MAHISIIGTGNMGQAIAAVAGRGGHTVSLVGKDDTDARLGDVVVLAVPYPSLSDLVATRGADLAGRIVVDITNPLDFQTFDSLTVAADGSAAAELAAALPQSRVLKAFNTNFAGTLATGKVGDLTTTVLIAGDDADAKSTLADIVAAGGLKAIDAGSLRRARELEAIGFLQITLAANEKISWTGGFGVIA, from the coding sequence ATGGCGCACATCTCGATCATCGGAACCGGCAACATGGGCCAGGCGATCGCCGCGGTCGCAGGCCGCGGCGGACACACCGTCAGCCTCGTCGGCAAGGACGACACCGACGCACGCCTCGGCGACGTGGTGGTCCTGGCCGTCCCCTACCCGTCCCTGTCGGACCTCGTGGCCACCCGCGGCGCCGACCTCGCCGGGCGGATCGTCGTCGACATCACCAACCCCCTCGACTTCCAGACCTTCGACTCGCTCACCGTCGCCGCCGACGGCTCCGCGGCCGCCGAGCTGGCCGCGGCACTCCCCCAGTCACGCGTCCTCAAGGCGTTCAACACCAACTTCGCTGGCACGTTGGCCACAGGGAAGGTGGGCGACCTCACCACGACCGTCCTGATCGCCGGTGACGACGCCGACGCCAAGTCGACCCTGGCCGACATCGTCGCCGCCGGGGGCCTCAAAGCCATCGATGCCGGCTCCTTGCGTCGCGCTCGCGAGCTGGAGGCGATCGGCTTCCTTCAGATCACGCTGGCCGCCAACGAGAAGATCTCCTGGACCGGCGGCTTCGGCGTCATCGCCTGA
- a CDS encoding MarR family winged helix-turn-helix transcriptional regulator: MTTRWLDPGERAAWLRFEAVMELLPAALDSQLRRDAGLSHFDYVVLAMLSEAPERTLRMTALAQRTSATLPRLSHVVHKLEGRGLVERFPCPEDGRATNARLTSAGWDMVVQTAPGHVETVRHLVFDALTPTQVRQLARISDAMLGRLDPGGRVRALLEPDQAPVAE, encoded by the coding sequence ATGACGACACGGTGGCTGGATCCGGGCGAGCGCGCTGCCTGGCTACGGTTCGAGGCGGTCATGGAGCTGCTCCCGGCCGCCCTCGACTCGCAGCTGCGCCGCGACGCAGGGCTCAGCCACTTCGACTACGTCGTCCTGGCGATGCTGTCCGAGGCGCCGGAGCGCACGCTGCGGATGACGGCCTTGGCCCAGCGCACCAGCGCGACGCTTCCCCGTCTGTCGCACGTGGTCCACAAGCTCGAGGGCCGGGGACTGGTTGAGCGCTTCCCCTGCCCCGAGGACGGCCGGGCCACCAACGCCCGCCTGACCAGCGCAGGGTGGGACATGGTCGTCCAGACCGCGCCCGGCCACGTCGAGACCGTCCGTCACCTCGTCTTCGACGCGCTGACTCCGACCCAGGTCCGGCAGCTGGCACGCATCAGCGACGCCATGCTCGGCCGCCTGGACCCGGGTGGCCGGGTGCGGGCGTTGCTGGAGCCCGACCAGGCTCCCGTGGCCGAGTAG
- a CDS encoding aspartate/glutamate racemase family protein: MKLLGVLGGMSWTSTAEYYRLLNQGVASRLGGLHSAHLLVHSVDFEPVAAMQHDGNWDGTAAVLVDAARGLEHAGAEGLILATNTMHKVADQLQEATTIPLLHIADATAARVRADGLHTVALLATAFTMEQDFYVGRLREQGLEVITPGAVERADVHRIIYDELCHDVVLDSSRNRYRDVMDHLVQRGAEGIILGCTEIGLLVEGGDASVPLYDTAAIHCQEAVDWMLSS, translated from the coding sequence ATGAAACTTCTCGGAGTACTCGGCGGGATGAGCTGGACCAGCACAGCCGAGTACTACCGGCTGCTCAACCAAGGAGTCGCCTCTCGGCTCGGCGGCCTGCACTCCGCTCACCTCCTGGTCCACAGCGTCGACTTCGAACCGGTCGCCGCGATGCAGCACGACGGGAACTGGGACGGCACCGCGGCGGTGCTCGTCGATGCAGCCCGCGGGTTGGAACACGCCGGCGCCGAGGGGCTCATCCTCGCAACCAACACGATGCACAAGGTCGCTGACCAGCTGCAGGAGGCCACGACCATTCCCCTGCTTCACATTGCCGACGCCACTGCGGCGCGCGTTCGGGCCGACGGCCTTCACACGGTCGCCCTGCTCGCGACAGCCTTCACGATGGAGCAGGACTTCTACGTCGGACGCCTACGCGAGCAGGGTCTCGAGGTGATCACCCCAGGCGCCGTCGAACGCGCCGACGTGCATCGCATCATCTACGACGAGCTGTGCCACGACGTGGTCCTCGACTCCTCGCGCAACCGCTATCGCGACGTCATGGACCACCTGGTCCAGCGCGGTGCGGAAGGCATCATCCTCGGGTGCACCGAAATCGGACTCCTCGTCGAAGGCGGTGACGCCTCAGTGCCGCTCTATGACACCGCCGCGATCCACTGCCAGGAGGCCGTCGACTGGATGCTGAGCTCCTGA
- a CDS encoding aldehyde dehydrogenase family protein, with product MLRPWKIAPAIAWGNTCVIKPSEDTPASVTLMGRLA from the coding sequence ATGCTGCGACCATGGAAGATCGCCCCCGCGATCGCCTGGGGCAACACCTGCGTCATCAAGCCGAGCGAGGACACCCCTGCATCCGTGACGCTGATGGGTCGGCTGGCCTAG